A single region of the Montipora capricornis isolate CH-2021 chromosome 13, ASM3666992v2, whole genome shotgun sequence genome encodes:
- the LOC138028888 gene encoding neuropeptide FF receptor 2-like, with protein sequence MNLSSHEAFLNFTRGNFIQEEESSNVQTYMKALKLSLYAFIFLVSATGNVLVCIIVLKRRRMKTVTNYFILNLAFADLTLTLICIPFDIPVQEMNYQWPYGSFMCRILYPLQTMSLFASVFTLTAVSLTRYWAILYPLRRQLTTTSAKLLIAIIWILSVIPVSPYIRVSRVNETTGECVEHWDEPRNRKIYTVALFIAQYAVPLAIIAAAYMSIGRELGKKTSDGLENKFLQNAKNEEASKVIRMLVAVTILFAVCVLPTNIMWLWLDFGNAEDQFPPFWELVAFCNILTFANSAANPVCYTITNANYRKEFLRIFKRCFLTEKKRRNLQPDELQMLETTDLNSRRETAGNASG encoded by the coding sequence ATGAACCTGTCTTCGCACGAAGCCTTTCTAAATTTTACAAGGGGTAACTTCATCCAAGAAGAAGAGTCAAGCAATGTCCAAACGTACATGAAAGCATTGAAGCTCTCTTTGTACGCTTTCATCTTTCTTGTCAGCGCTACTGGGAATGTGCTTGTGTGCATTATAGTTCTAAAGAGGAGAAGGATGAAGACAGTCACCAACTACTTCATTCTTAATCTAGCGTTCGCCGATTTAACACTAACACTTATTTGTATTCCTTTTGACATTCCGGTCCAAGAAATGAACTATCAGTGGCCGTATGGTTCCTTCATGTGCAGAATTCTCTATCCTTTGCAGACCATGTCTCTATTTGCTTCTGTCTTCACTCTCACTGCAGTTAGTTTGACACGCTATTGGGCAATACTATACCCTCTCCGCCGGCAACTTACAACTACCAGTGCGAAATTGCTCATAGCAATCATTTGGATTCTCTCAGTAATTCCTGTATCTCCATACATCAGAGTTTCGAGGGTCAACGAAACGACGGGAGAGTGTGTTGAGCACTGGGATGAACCACGAAATCGGAAGATTTACACTGTAGCTCTTTTCATTGCACAGTATGCAGTGCCACTGGCCATTATTGCAGCTGCGTATATGAGCATTGGGCGAGAGCTGGGAAAGAAGACGTCCGACGGCCTCGAAAACAAGTTTCTTCAAAATGCCAAAAACGAGGAGGCATCCAAAGTTATCCGAATGCTTGTCGCCGTTACGATTTTATTTGCCGTTTGTGTTCTCCCTACCAACATCATGTGGCTATGGTTGGATTTCGGCAACGCAGAGGACCAGTTCCCTCCTTTCTGGGAACTGGTTgcattttgcaacattttgACTTTTGCAAATAGTGCGGCAAACCCTGTTTGTTACACTATAACCAATGCGAATTACCGCAAAGAATTTCttcgtatttttaaaaggtgcttTCTCACCGAGAAGAAAAGGCGAAATTTACAACCCGATGAGCTACAAATGCTCGAGACAACAGACCTGAATAGTCGACGAGAAACTGCCGGGAACGCATCGGGGTAG